The Nitrospirota bacterium genome includes a region encoding these proteins:
- a CDS encoding tetratricopeptide repeat protein, translating to MRFIVTLLLIAAVIFIMLLRELNQGIITVNLLPSKSYDITKSTFFLLSLAFGAGMVFLLYLLRDVKRFLRGLRVQREQKKRLKVQDLYTKGLNSMLAKRNSEAISFFQKVLTLDSNHVDTLLRMGISQLREKNPQEAILLHQKALSLDEDNQEVMFSLATDYEEAKRYDDALGMYQNILSKDSSNLTALIKMRDLYQKLNYWDNLYETQRKLVANPLSSSEQEVEHRKLVGFKYEFGRSLLEAGDLERGKKIFRGVIKLDKDFIPAYLGLGEIYLDEGKVKDAAELWEKAYKMTSSVLLLYRLEDLYLKQGEPGKAIELYTQAVSWQPQDIMIKFFLGKLYYRLEMIDEAFDILSAVDWGDKEFRDVHKLLGNIYLRRGSLGLAASEFKKALGFKKQIIIPYVCSNCDLRTVDWSGRCPNCGRWNTFGVNLEKNC from the coding sequence ATGAGATTTATCGTCACGTTGCTTCTGATCGCAGCAGTGATTTTCATTATGCTCCTGAGGGAGTTAAATCAGGGGATCATTACGGTCAACCTTCTCCCTTCCAAATCCTACGATATCACCAAATCCACCTTCTTCCTCCTGTCCCTGGCTTTCGGCGCCGGCATGGTATTCCTCCTCTATCTGCTGCGGGATGTCAAACGGTTCCTGCGAGGACTGCGGGTCCAGCGTGAGCAGAAAAAACGTCTCAAGGTCCAGGACCTCTATACCAAGGGCCTGAATTCCATGCTTGCCAAGCGGAATTCAGAGGCGATCAGCTTTTTTCAGAAGGTGCTCACTCTTGACTCGAACCACGTGGACACGCTTCTTCGCATGGGGATCAGCCAGCTCCGTGAGAAGAACCCGCAGGAGGCCATCCTGCTTCACCAAAAGGCACTGAGTCTGGATGAAGATAACCAGGAGGTCATGTTCTCGCTCGCCACGGACTATGAAGAAGCAAAGCGCTACGACGACGCACTTGGAATGTACCAGAACATCCTCTCCAAGGATTCATCCAACCTGACGGCATTGATCAAGATGCGCGATCTTTACCAGAAGCTGAACTACTGGGATAATTTATACGAGACGCAGCGCAAGCTGGTTGCCAATCCCCTCTCCTCCTCGGAACAGGAGGTCGAGCATCGCAAGCTTGTCGGTTTTAAATATGAATTCGGGCGCTCGCTGCTTGAAGCGGGCGATCTTGAGCGGGGGAAAAAGATATTCCGCGGCGTGATCAAGCTCGACAAGGATTTCATCCCCGCGTACCTCGGCCTGGGTGAGATATACCTTGACGAGGGTAAGGTCAAGGACGCGGCCGAACTCTGGGAAAAGGCCTATAAAATGACGTCCTCGGTACTGCTTCTTTACCGTCTCGAGGATCTTTACCTGAAACAGGGTGAACCGGGCAAGGCCATTGAGCTCTATACCCAGGCGGTGAGTTGGCAGCCTCAGGACATTATGATCAAATTCTTTCTCGGGAAACTCTACTATCGTCTTGAGATGATCGACGAGGCCTTCGACATCCTCTCCGCCGTGGACTGGGGGGACAAGGAGTTTCGGGACGTTCACAAACTGCTCGGCAATATCTATTTGCGCCGCGGCTCCCTTGGTCTAGCGGCGTCGGAGTTCAAAAAAGCGCTTGGCTTTAAGAAGCAGATTATCATACCCTACGTCTGCTCAAACTGCGATCTCAGGACCGTTGACTGGTCCGGCCGGTGCCCGAACTGCGGCAGATGGAACACCTTCGGGGTCAATCTCGAAAAGAACTGCTGA
- the gpmI gene encoding 2,3-bisphosphoglycerate-independent phosphoglycerate mutase — protein sequence MSSKRVVLLVLDGWGINTSKKGNAIASAKTPVYTGIMREYPHVLLQASGEAVGLPEGQMGNSEVGHLNLGAGRTVYQDSTRISKAISDGEFFHNPVLLSTMETVKQSGAKLHLMGLLSDGGVHSRMDHIIAMFDMVKAQGITNVFFHAFLDGRDTPPSSAIQYITQLEEHFARIGIGKIASVSGRFYAMDRDKRWERIQKAYEVLVMGEGIRKYSALDAVQQSYDHHKTDEFVLPTVLLNGNTNRSIATIQNNDAVIFCNFRSDRAREITRALTDPEFAAFKRDQVPKLSSFVCLTTYDETFELPVAFGPVRLVNILGEVLSTHGIRQLRIAETEKYAHVTFFFNGGEERPFALEERVLVASSRDVPTYDKKPEMSAREITDKLVEHIASRQYGFILANYANPDMVGHTGVIEATVKAVEVIDECLGRVLTAAREEGMVVFITADHGNAEIMLDASTGQPHTAHTTDPVPFIIVQKNVRVRESGILADVAPTVLDLMGISIPTEMTGKSLILEANAK from the coding sequence ATGTCAAGCAAGCGAGTAGTGCTGTTGGTCCTCGATGGATGGGGAATCAACACGAGCAAAAAAGGAAATGCCATTGCCTCGGCAAAAACCCCGGTCTATACCGGGATAATGCGCGAGTACCCGCATGTATTACTCCAGGCATCGGGAGAGGCGGTTGGTCTTCCCGAAGGACAGATGGGAAATTCCGAGGTGGGTCACCTGAACCTCGGAGCCGGCAGGACCGTGTACCAGGACTCGACACGGATCAGCAAGGCGATCAGTGACGGTGAGTTCTTTCACAATCCGGTCCTGCTTTCGACAATGGAAACCGTCAAACAATCCGGGGCGAAACTTCATCTGATGGGACTCCTTTCGGATGGCGGCGTCCATAGCCGGATGGACCATATTATCGCGATGTTCGATATGGTAAAGGCCCAGGGAATCACGAATGTCTTCTTCCACGCATTCCTGGACGGCAGGGACACTCCGCCCTCGAGTGCCATCCAATACATCACTCAGCTTGAAGAACATTTTGCCAGGATAGGCATCGGCAAGATTGCCTCGGTTTCAGGAAGATTTTATGCCATGGACCGCGATAAACGCTGGGAAAGGATCCAAAAGGCTTATGAGGTCCTGGTCATGGGCGAGGGGATAAGAAAATACTCGGCTCTCGATGCAGTCCAGCAGAGTTATGATCACCATAAGACCGACGAGTTTGTGCTCCCGACAGTGCTGCTCAACGGGAATACGAACAGGAGCATTGCCACGATCCAGAACAATGATGCGGTTATCTTCTGTAATTTCCGGTCAGACAGGGCCCGGGAAATCACCCGGGCGCTCACGGATCCGGAATTCGCGGCGTTCAAGCGGGACCAGGTCCCGAAGCTTTCCTCCTTTGTTTGTCTGACGACATACGACGAGACTTTTGAGCTGCCGGTGGCTTTTGGGCCGGTGCGGCTCGTCAATATCCTTGGAGAAGTGCTGAGCACGCACGGAATACGTCAACTCCGCATTGCGGAGACCGAGAAATACGCCCATGTCACCTTTTTTTTCAATGGAGGAGAAGAGCGCCCATTTGCTCTTGAAGAGCGGGTGCTGGTGGCGTCGTCGCGCGATGTTCCTACCTATGACAAAAAACCGGAGATGAGCGCGCGTGAGATCACCGATAAGCTCGTTGAACATATCGCATCACGCCAGTATGGCTTTATTCTCGCTAATTACGCTAATCCGGACATGGTCGGCCATACCGGGGTGATCGAGGCAACGGTCAAAGCGGTGGAAGTGATCGATGAATGCCTGGGTCGCGTGCTGACCGCGGCACGGGAAGAGGGAATGGTGGTGTTCATCACCGCCGACCATGGCAATGCCGAGATCATGCTCGATGCCTCGACCGGCCAGCCGCACACAGCGCACACGACCGATCCTGTTCCTTTTATTATCGTGCAAAAAAATGTTCGGGTCAGGGAATCCGGAATCCTTGCCGACGTTGCGCCGACCGTGCTCGACCTCATGGGTATCAGCATCCCAACGGAGATGACCGGAAAAAGTCTCATTCTCGAGGCGAACGCTAAATAA
- a CDS encoding ComF family protein gives MRFFRRILDVILPTSCSFCNDPVGDSNIPFFCSACWADFTLIHGPVCPCCGRPFDSPETLTHSPEHVCHECRREPPQFDQALSVGYFEGSLREAVHQFKYRPCRTLGSPLGEWMAANVRLVMDIDLVMPVPLHVSRLKERGFNQALLLAHRMSEAHHIPFSCDNLCRTRPTRPQVELSGVERIRNVAGAFALRQPEVVADRNVVLIDDVFTTGATMNECASVLKQAGAAHVTAFTLARAV, from the coding sequence ATGCGCTTCTTCAGACGAATTCTGGATGTTATCCTTCCTACCTCCTGTTCCTTCTGCAATGATCCGGTTGGTGATTCCAACATCCCTTTTTTCTGTTCCGCCTGCTGGGCTGATTTCACCCTGATACACGGTCCGGTATGTCCATGCTGCGGAAGGCCCTTCGACTCGCCCGAGACGCTCACCCACAGTCCCGAGCATGTGTGCCATGAGTGCAGGCGGGAGCCGCCCCAGTTCGATCAGGCATTGTCGGTCGGATATTTTGAGGGTTCGTTGCGCGAGGCCGTGCACCAGTTCAAATACAGACCATGCAGGACCCTGGGATCGCCGCTGGGTGAATGGATGGCGGCGAATGTCCGTTTGGTCATGGACATCGATCTCGTAATGCCGGTGCCGCTCCACGTGAGCAGGCTTAAAGAGCGGGGCTTCAACCAGGCGCTCCTGCTCGCGCACCGGATGAGCGAAGCGCACCATATTCCGTTCTCCTGCGACAACCTCTGCCGGACAAGGCCCACCAGGCCGCAGGTGGAACTGTCAGGAGTGGAGCGGATACGGAACGTGGCCGGCGCTTTTGCGCTCCGACAGCCTGAAGTGGTGGCTGATAGAAACGTCGTTCTCATTGATGATGTTTTTACCACCGGCGCTACCATGAATGAATGTGCTTCGGTGCTCAAGCAGGCGGGGGCGGCGCATGTGACGGCGTTCACGCTTGCAAGGGCGGTGTAA
- a CDS encoding LPP20 family lipoprotein produces MFVTRSAVFAIIVLILFTVVAGNASAQLAGTIKDVEQSVGSSGRVDWTTGVLTAVGIGAPPAQPANAAQARAMAERAAQVVAYRNLLEAVKGVRVDSTTTVENFIITSDVIRTEVSGIIQGATIMDKKYMSDGSVEVTVGMKLTGALAESLLPKTPPTPPTGLTGTLAPAAPGQLYTGLIVDARGLGVKPAMAPKILNEDGKEVYGSAWINRDYAVREGMVGYLKDPVQAQTNPRVTDKPLMVKAIKVAGDARVDMVITNADAAMLHSASENLSMLQKCRVIVLVD; encoded by the coding sequence ATGTTCGTAACGAGATCAGCAGTTTTCGCAATAATCGTCTTAATCCTATTCACCGTTGTGGCAGGAAACGCATCAGCCCAGCTTGCGGGCACGATCAAGGATGTTGAGCAGTCGGTGGGCTCCTCGGGAAGGGTGGACTGGACCACAGGAGTGCTGACGGCGGTAGGTATCGGCGCTCCACCGGCACAACCCGCCAACGCGGCGCAGGCGAGGGCCATGGCAGAACGTGCGGCACAGGTGGTTGCGTACCGGAACCTGCTCGAGGCCGTGAAAGGGGTCCGGGTTGATTCCACTACTACGGTCGAGAATTTCATCATTACGAGCGATGTCATCAGGACCGAGGTGAGCGGTATCATCCAGGGGGCCACGATCATGGACAAAAAATACATGTCCGATGGTTCTGTGGAGGTGACCGTGGGGATGAAGCTTACGGGCGCGCTTGCCGAGTCCCTTCTCCCGAAGACGCCGCCGACACCCCCGACCGGTCTTACCGGCACGCTGGCGCCCGCTGCTCCAGGGCAGTTGTATACCGGCCTGATCGTGGACGCGCGGGGACTCGGTGTAAAGCCTGCCATGGCCCCGAAGATCCTGAATGAAGACGGCAAGGAAGTCTACGGCTCCGCCTGGATAAACCGGGATTATGCCGTGCGTGAGGGCATGGTCGGCTATCTCAAGGACCCTGTTCAGGCACAGACGAACCCCCGGGTAACGGATAAGCCCCTCATGGTAAAGGCAATCAAGGTTGCGGGAGACGCGAGAGTGGATATGGTCATCACCAACGCTGACGCAGCCATGCTGCACAGCGCTTCAGAGAACCTGAGCATGCTTCAGAAGTGCAGGGTCATTGTTCTGGTCGATTGA
- a CDS encoding S-layer homology domain-containing protein, with protein MSTQMKRLIVLVAAMALVIAGCGKKIAPPVSVMDSPEYHYNNGLKYLDRDQSDDAMKSFDRAVALDPKSPLGYIGRGLAFGKKGEFKPALDNMSKAKGLDKGIEAPIGMIRLYSMQRAAGWVPDAESEFKAAKKKDPESARLHYYMGMAYKVAMDFDKAEEMFKIVLDMNKEFTGEANAEWSLIQKIQRAAPGTEIGKKIALIDKIDRADTAALFDQEMNLEKLFTKRGVKTYDTEFKAPTEASIAMNTEKVIKMEPATDIADHWLKPSIDLVLKLQVRGLEAGPNHTFEPDKLITKGEFALMLEDILIKVSGDEKLATRFLGATSPFPDIRNDQYFFSAAMTATSRGFIEADKATGEFKPGDPVSGADALLSIREFKNQLKF; from the coding sequence ATGTCTACACAGATGAAACGCCTTATAGTGCTGGTGGCGGCCATGGCTCTCGTAATTGCCGGATGCGGCAAGAAGATAGCTCCCCCCGTGTCGGTGATGGACTCTCCCGAGTATCATTACAATAACGGACTGAAGTACCTCGACAGGGACCAGAGTGACGATGCCATGAAGTCCTTTGACCGTGCCGTCGCGCTCGACCCCAAGTCGCCGCTCGGGTATATCGGCAGGGGATTGGCATTCGGCAAAAAGGGAGAATTTAAACCCGCTCTCGACAACATGTCAAAGGCCAAAGGCCTTGACAAGGGCATTGAGGCCCCTATCGGTATGATCCGTCTTTACAGCATGCAGCGGGCTGCTGGCTGGGTCCCGGATGCTGAAAGCGAGTTCAAGGCCGCAAAGAAGAAAGACCCGGAGAGCGCACGGCTCCATTACTATATGGGGATGGCCTACAAGGTCGCCATGGATTTCGACAAGGCCGAGGAAATGTTCAAGATCGTTCTGGACATGAACAAGGAGTTCACCGGGGAGGCCAATGCCGAGTGGTCCCTGATCCAGAAGATCCAGCGGGCCGCGCCGGGGACCGAGATCGGCAAGAAGATAGCCCTCATCGACAAGATCGACCGCGCTGATACAGCCGCACTCTTCGACCAGGAGATGAACCTGGAAAAGCTCTTCACCAAGCGCGGCGTCAAGACCTATGATACGGAATTCAAGGCGCCGACAGAAGCATCCATAGCAATGAATACCGAAAAGGTCATCAAAATGGAACCCGCGACGGATATCGCGGACCATTGGCTCAAGCCAAGTATCGATCTGGTGCTCAAACTCCAGGTGCGCGGTCTCGAAGCGGGACCGAACCACACGTTCGAGCCGGACAAGCTTATCACCAAGGGCGAGTTCGCCCTCATGCTCGAAGATATCCTGATCAAGGTGTCCGGTGACGAGAAATTGGCCACCAGGTTCCTGGGGGCCACGTCGCCCTTTCCGGACATCAGGAACGATCAGTATTTTTTCAGCGCCGCCATGACCGCAACTTCGAGGGGATTCATAGAGGCCGACAAGGCTACCGGCGAGTTTAAACCGGGAGACCCGGTTTCAGGCGCGGATGCGCTTCTCTCCATCCGTGAGTTCAAGAACCAGCTGAAATTCTAA
- a CDS encoding transglutaminase domain-containing protein encodes MKTYLSTFILALLLPVCAQNALAGLKVLEGEHTVVYDIVNPRGVAFIPEYSNESFDQKVVNLDEFSKRVTITSKMGPLKTRVPFPVSTQRLPAAVSRYLMPEQDRQSQDPDIVRLSAEVTRGSRYAHEAANAVLSWLADNLTFDTSITVPSDAVSAFKYKKAYCVGYSNLAVALLRAAGIPARVAHGYLPPGYEWGFSKEYWGVKVNDGGYHAYLEIYYHDTGWVFSDAEHSHNFVDPFHIILRLDDMQMPGAYKGGYLDVDKATFYTIFKEEDSTVMVDELPFPKQKRLGRRLDERQHSALVTGRVIDKTDQPVKKGSVVLWKDGRGESSHFVEGKYAASLSNPGKYRVELKGPGFAKSSRELQVEQGQVYTLNFTLQPGGVIKGKVTDAGGQPLQEGDVFYKEGSASYGVSIDRDGTYKIEGLAPGQYKVSVMTGEKESSGSAQVEAGKETVMDFVVK; translated from the coding sequence ATGAAAACGTATCTCTCTACCTTCATACTGGCATTATTGCTTCCGGTATGCGCTCAAAACGCCTTGGCAGGGCTTAAGGTGCTTGAGGGAGAGCACACGGTCGTGTATGACATCGTGAACCCTCGGGGAGTCGCCTTTATTCCTGAATATTCCAACGAGTCATTTGATCAGAAAGTGGTCAATCTTGACGAGTTCAGCAAGCGAGTGACCATAACCTCGAAGATGGGTCCCTTGAAGACGCGGGTCCCTTTCCCGGTCTCCACGCAGCGGTTGCCGGCGGCTGTGTCACGCTATCTGATGCCGGAGCAGGACCGCCAGTCTCAGGATCCTGACATCGTGCGCCTGTCAGCGGAGGTCACCCGGGGAAGCAGGTATGCCCATGAAGCGGCGAATGCCGTTCTCTCCTGGTTGGCGGACAACCTTACCTTTGATACGAGCATCACGGTCCCGAGCGATGCTGTTTCCGCGTTCAAATACAAAAAGGCCTATTGCGTCGGCTATTCCAACCTCGCGGTTGCCCTGCTGCGGGCCGCCGGGATCCCGGCACGGGTTGCGCACGGATACCTGCCCCCGGGCTACGAGTGGGGATTTTCCAAGGAGTACTGGGGCGTCAAGGTAAATGACGGCGGGTACCATGCCTATCTGGAAATATATTATCACGACACGGGATGGGTATTCTCCGATGCCGAGCATTCCCATAATTTCGTCGACCCATTCCACATAATTCTTCGTCTCGATGACATGCAAATGCCCGGGGCCTACAAGGGGGGCTACCTGGACGTGGACAAGGCCACGTTCTACACCATCTTCAAAGAAGAGGACAGTACGGTTATGGTCGACGAACTGCCCTTCCCGAAACAGAAGCGGCTCGGCAGGCGGCTTGATGAGCGCCAGCATTCCGCGCTCGTGACCGGCCGGGTGATCGACAAAACGGATCAACCGGTAAAGAAAGGCTCGGTGGTCCTGTGGAAGGACGGGAGAGGGGAGTCCTCTCATTTTGTTGAGGGAAAATATGCGGCGTCGTTGTCGAACCCGGGCAAATACCGCGTGGAACTGAAAGGCCCGGGTTTTGCAAAATCGTCCCGGGAACTTCAGGTTGAGCAGGGACAGGTATACACGCTGAACTTTACGCTGCAGCCAGGCGGTGTGATCAAAGGCAAGGTCACTGATGCGGGCGGCCAACCTCTGCAGGAAGGCGATGTATTCTATAAAGAGGGATCCGCCAGCTACGGCGTCTCGATCGACCGGGATGGGACCTATAAAATAGAAGGGCTGGCTCCGGGTCAGTATAAAGTCTCGGTCATGACCGGGGAGAAGGAATCCTCGGGGAGCGCGCAGGTTGAGGCCGGTAAAGAGACGGTCATGGATTTTGTGGTAAAATAG
- a CDS encoding DUF799 family lipoprotein produces MLKKQVCSLAAITLVTVMAGCHPPSSNLPRDYGNPIKRVAVLTMKNDTNDVDGPDVMRKKMAQALEQRSYVVKDLKETDQILRDRMGITLGGQLSLTTAEKLGQELGVEGVLYGTLMDFNETTLGAINVRKVRGKFKLVNTMTGQTVWERGLGVRSELVMHSQYGAAAAIAARAVDARDKDVPWVTVETMTTGRKNLGESFAIGLGTKLLSQAIGKHLDHESTELARRVTDNLHWGPGPGAVATMPSPKIVMPEIKMPEPPSFGYMDWEGKRDFSAVLYSVSFDKNRNEPFSMEIPIAVAFNRMRMDMDLSKMNKGDSASVLSKMILITRGDKKVSYTLYPDAQKYLVHTENEATEEKPRVEKTLVGSEVIDKHPTDKYKVKIIYKDGKDEEGFIWNAKDLNGMTIRSEVENKDYKVTTAVRNIIVKTPAAAMFEIPAGYTEAKGFMDLMAAEPKNK; encoded by the coding sequence ATGCTTAAAAAACAGGTATGTTCTCTTGCCGCCATAACACTGGTTACCGTCATGGCAGGTTGTCATCCTCCATCTTCGAATCTGCCCCGTGACTACGGCAACCCGATCAAACGGGTGGCTGTCCTGACGATGAAGAACGACACCAATGATGTGGACGGGCCTGATGTGATGAGAAAAAAAATGGCCCAGGCATTGGAACAACGGTCCTATGTCGTGAAAGACCTGAAAGAAACAGACCAGATCCTGCGAGACCGGATGGGGATCACCCTGGGAGGGCAGCTTAGCCTGACGACGGCGGAAAAACTCGGGCAAGAGTTGGGGGTTGAGGGTGTGCTGTATGGAACGCTTATGGATTTCAATGAAACGACATTGGGCGCAATAAATGTCAGGAAGGTCCGTGGGAAGTTCAAGCTCGTGAATACGATGACCGGACAGACCGTATGGGAGCGGGGCCTCGGCGTGAGAAGCGAGTTGGTCATGCATAGTCAATATGGAGCAGCGGCGGCCATAGCCGCACGTGCCGTCGATGCCAGGGACAAGGACGTCCCCTGGGTGACCGTCGAGACCATGACGACGGGAAGAAAGAACCTCGGGGAGTCATTTGCCATCGGTCTCGGCACAAAGCTGCTGAGTCAGGCTATCGGCAAGCACCTGGACCACGAATCAACAGAGTTGGCAAGACGGGTCACTGATAACCTCCACTGGGGTCCGGGTCCGGGGGCTGTTGCCACTATGCCATCGCCGAAGATCGTGATGCCTGAGATCAAGATGCCCGAACCACCGTCCTTCGGGTACATGGACTGGGAGGGGAAGAGGGATTTTTCGGCAGTCCTCTATTCCGTATCATTCGACAAAAACCGGAACGAGCCGTTTTCCATGGAGATACCGATTGCGGTCGCATTCAACCGTATGCGGATGGACATGGATCTGTCGAAGATGAACAAGGGTGACTCAGCTTCGGTGCTCAGTAAAATGATTCTGATCACCAGGGGCGACAAAAAGGTGAGTTACACGCTGTATCCTGATGCTCAAAAATACCTGGTCCATACGGAGAATGAAGCGACTGAAGAAAAACCAAGGGTCGAAAAGACCCTGGTGGGCAGCGAGGTGATCGATAAGCATCCTACGGACAAATACAAGGTGAAGATCATCTATAAGGACGGAAAGGACGAGGAAGGGTTTATCTGGAACGCAAAAGACCTCAACGGCATGACCATCAGGAGCGAAGTGGAGAACAAGGACTACAAGGTCACGACGGCTGTCAGGAACATCATAGTGAAGACCCCGGCCGCCGCAATGTTCGAGATCCCGGCGGGCTATACCGAGGCAAAGGGATTCATGGACCTGATGGCGGCGGAGCCGAAGAATAAATAG
- a CDS encoding CsgG/HfaB family protein — protein sequence MKKFSIMMSSGVLLLIIAFAAGCSPSMSGAVKDDTTLTDTSKQLKTSSDVGDYKGPKLRVGVVNFQNKTPSRVLGIGEAAAEILGTILQKTERFIVIPQQDLESILAQQRQGASGAFNPETVAKMGEIMGLNAIVTGSISAYSETEEGYDYVVSKGKKQIARVTVDYRIVDTTTGVQLLADSGAGIYEKSAGSVLGMGTKAAYDTDLRDGALRDALNKAMVNMMKQLGKRKWNGRVAQVDGSNLYINAGEKSGLNVGEKLDVFRPGKEIIDPVTKQKLGTTESKIGQALVQQNDIGDQADLSIAVPTSGTGFKPGDIVKLSR from the coding sequence ATGAAAAAGTTTTCAATAATGATGAGTTCAGGTGTGTTGCTGTTGATAATCGCTTTCGCTGCAGGATGTTCGCCATCCATGTCCGGGGCCGTCAAGGACGACACAACCCTGACCGATACTTCCAAACAGTTGAAGACAAGCAGCGATGTGGGGGACTACAAGGGGCCGAAGCTGAGGGTCGGTGTGGTCAATTTCCAGAACAAAACCCCATCGAGAGTACTTGGTATCGGCGAGGCAGCGGCCGAGATCCTCGGAACGATCCTGCAGAAGACCGAACGGTTCATCGTTATCCCCCAGCAGGACCTGGAGTCCATTCTCGCGCAGCAGCGGCAGGGGGCTTCCGGCGCCTTCAATCCCGAGACTGTGGCAAAGATGGGTGAGATCATGGGCCTGAACGCGATCGTGACCGGATCGATCTCCGCCTATTCCGAGACGGAAGAGGGTTACGATTATGTGGTGAGTAAAGGGAAAAAACAGATCGCCCGGGTCACCGTTGATTATCGGATCGTTGATACCACGACCGGGGTCCAGCTTTTGGCTGATTCAGGCGCGGGGATCTATGAGAAGTCAGCGGGATCGGTCCTCGGCATGGGGACCAAGGCCGCGTATGACACCGACCTCCGCGACGGCGCTCTTCGTGACGCCCTCAATAAGGCCATGGTCAACATGATGAAACAACTCGGCAAGCGCAAGTGGAACGGACGGGTTGCGCAGGTTGACGGATCAAACCTTTACATCAACGCCGGTGAGAAATCCGGACTCAACGTTGGAGAGAAGCTTGATGTGTTCAGGCCGGGCAAGGAGATCATCGATCCCGTCACCAAGCAGAAACTGGGGACCACCGAGAGCAAGATAGGACAGGCCCTGGTGCAGCAGAACGACATCGGAGACCAGGCCGATCTCTCCATCGCGGTCCCCACGTCGGGCACCGGTTTCAAGCCCGGCGATATCGTTAAACTCAGCAGGTAG
- a CDS encoding FecR family protein encodes MLKQSLTLSIVLLLAFVCVSTPVHAAESGGSDAVVTVIQGTARVYSREATKGRGIKKGDRIKEDQEVRVAKKSRIEMRFPDGTVMRLAEKSRLKMNDLAFNKKTESKNVEVDLAVGKLWATVKKLGTPDSSVVVKTSNAVAGVRGTVYQVNVFEDKSAKVKVYDGEVFVANPPRDAAQPTDKVTAPHPVAGPHAVPPPMHEVSMEEWTVIVKAMQQISISPQGVASKPQVIDPQADTDAWVKWNQERDKELTF; translated from the coding sequence ATGCTGAAGCAATCTCTAACACTGTCGATCGTTTTGCTTCTGGCATTCGTGTGCGTTTCAACACCCGTACACGCCGCCGAGTCAGGCGGAAGCGATGCCGTGGTCACCGTTATCCAGGGCACGGCGCGCGTGTACTCCAGAGAGGCGACCAAGGGACGTGGTATCAAAAAAGGAGACCGCATCAAGGAAGACCAGGAGGTACGGGTCGCAAAAAAGTCTCGCATCGAGATGCGGTTTCCCGACGGAACGGTGATGAGGCTTGCGGAAAAATCCAGGCTCAAGATGAACGATCTGGCCTTCAATAAAAAGACCGAGAGCAAGAACGTCGAGGTCGATCTCGCCGTGGGAAAACTCTGGGCCACGGTGAAAAAACTGGGTACTCCTGACTCGTCGGTCGTGGTCAAGACCTCGAATGCCGTTGCCGGCGTGCGTGGCACCGTGTACCAGGTCAACGTGTTTGAGGACAAGAGCGCGAAGGTCAAGGTGTACGACGGAGAGGTTTTTGTGGCCAATCCGCCGAGGGACGCGGCACAGCCGACCGACAAGGTGACCGCGCCGCACCCCGTTGCCGGACCCCATGCGGTACCGCCGCCCATGCACGAGGTGTCGATGGAGGAGTGGACCGTCATTGTCAAGGCCATGCAGCAGATCAGCATCTCGCCGCAGGGCGTTGCGTCGAAGCCCCAGGTTATTGATCCCCAGGCTGATACGGACGCCTGGGTCAAGTGGAATCAGGAGCGGGATAAAGAATTAACATTCTAA
- a CDS encoding transcriptional repressor, with protein MRKKPTEHLSEYLVDQGLKSTSQRDKILDVFVKAGRHLSAEELYARVRKSHPGIGFATVYRTLKLLAEAGLAQERRFDDGFTRYEHASPDAHHDHLICTQCGAIIEFENERIEALQQDVARKNRFKVQNHKLELYGLCEVCQGKKKSSQ; from the coding sequence ATGCGGAAAAAGCCGACAGAACATTTGAGTGAATACCTCGTCGATCAGGGGTTAAAGTCAACCAGCCAGCGGGACAAGATTCTTGATGTCTTTGTCAAAGCCGGCAGGCACCTGAGCGCCGAGGAACTGTATGCCCGGGTCAGGAAATCGCATCCCGGAATCGGCTTTGCCACGGTATACCGGACGCTCAAGCTCCTGGCCGAAGCGGGTCTTGCCCAGGAGCGCAGGTTCGATGACGGATTTACCCGTTATGAGCACGCGAGCCCCGACGCCCACCACGATCATCTTATCTGCACACAATGCGGCGCCATCATCGAGTTCGAGAACGAGCGCATAGAGGCGCTCCAGCAGGACGTGGCAAGGAAGAATCGCTTCAAGGTACAGAACCATAAACTGGAGCTCTATGGCTTGTGCGAGGTCTGCCAGGGCAAGAAAAAAAGCAGTCAGTAG